The following is a genomic window from Sinorhizobium fredii NGR234.
GCCGACCGCTTGCGATAGAACGTCATATCGCGGCCCTCGATAGTCCGGTCGTCGTCGAGCCTGTCCATCGAGCAGCCGAGACTGTCATGTCTTTTGGTTGCTGCGATGGAAGCGACGCCCGTCATGCCTTGGGTCCCGTGCTTTGAGCCTACCTGTAGCCCGAGCGAGCCCATGTGCGGAGATCTCCGAGTCGCTCTGAATTGGCGCATCATCGCCGCGACTGCGACAACGTTCTTGTACAAAACTCACGCGTTTTGAACGATGTGGGCCAATGGAAGTGATTAGACTCAAAGCGGATCCAAGGCCACGCCGAGCGGCCTATTCTTTCGTCTGAAGCGTGCCGGTGTGTCGCCCGTCAGACTAGTGAACACTCTGGTCATGTGGCTCTGATCGGCGAAGCCGCAATTGATCGCGACCTCCGCAATCGACAGGTCCTGCAACAACAGCTCCTTGACCCGCGCGACCCGGTACTCGGTCAGCCATTTCGAAGGGGTGCGCGCAAAGCTCTCCTTGAAAGCCTTGTTGAAATAGCTGCGCGACAGTTCGCAGCGAGAAGCCAGATCTCCGATCGAGAACGGCTTGTTGAAATGAGCTGCGAGAAATTCGGTAGCGAGTCTTTCCTGCCAGGGCGCCAAGGTCCCTTTCTTGTCCACCGGAAAGTGCAGGCCGCCATAGGTCTGACTGAGATGCGCCAGCATGGCGAGATTGATCTGCTCCAGGAACAGAGGATTGGCCTGTTCCGGGTTGTCGAGCGACGGGAGCAATGCCTGCGCGAGCCCGTGCATCACGGGATCGATGCGACCCGAGAAGCAAGAAAGCGCGACGTATTCGCTGCGCCCGACCTCCTCCGCAAAGGCGCGCAGGCGGGCAAATGGAATCTGGAAACGAACGTTGTCGAACGGGGAGAGTGAATGACATTGCCATTCATCGCGAAGATCGGTGATCGTAAGCGAGGCCTTGGCACCCCCGCCGTCATGCACCAACTCGGCACCTCGCCACAACCTCTGGGAATTGAAGTCACGCAGTTGAACGGTGACGCCAAATGCTTCCGAGCGCGGAATGACGGCTGCGTCCATATCGAAGCGATCGGAATACGTCCTGGTGACAATGATGTCGCCGGAAGCAACTGATTTGACGATCGGGCCCAGCCGATGACGTGTGCCGTTCAATCCCTCATGCAGGTCCATCGGCGTCGTCTCCAGATAACTGGCCATGTGCGACCGTCAGTGCTGTCTCCAGGGCTACAATAGTGCCGGATCGACTGCAGTGCGATCTCTACAATAGTCCCGAGGTTTGAATGGAAAATGGCCTCATTGCACAAAACCGTCACTGTAACCAACGCGCCCGCCAGGCCCCTGGGGTGCTGCCCGTCACGCGACGGAAACCCGTGATAAAGTGATTCTCGTCGGTGAAGCCGCAGCGGGTGGCGATCTCCGGTACTGTCAAAGAATGCTCGCCGAGGTACTGCTTGGCACGTGCTGTGCGATAGCCCAGAAGCCACTGTTGCGGCGTCTGACCCGTCACCCCCTTGAAGCCTGCGATAAAGCGACGGGTGGAAACACCGGCCGCCGAAGCTGCTGCGGCCATTGAGAACTGATCGGCAAAATGGTCGATCATGAAGTCCTTGGCCGCCTTTTCCTGCCAAACGGAGAGGCGCGTTGAACTGGAGCCTGGCTGATCGGGATCGCCGTAGGCGTGAAGCAAGTGCGCACAGATGGCGATGGCAATGTGCTGTAAGACCGGGGCCTGGGAGTTCCCTTGCCTCTCGAACAGCGGCAGAAGCGCCGCTCCGAGATTGCACATCACATCATCGTGCTCGCCCCGCCGGCATCGAAGCCTCGTTGCTTTTGGGGCAGTGGAGAACTCTGAAACTTCCCGAAAGAGTTCTCGCGGTATTTGGAAGGCGAGGGAATCGAGATCGCTGGACAGCCGGATGCAGGCTCCATTGGCAAGGTCGACGAGGCAAATGGAACCCTGCCGGAAGCGGCGTGTCTCGCTCTCGGTGCCATCGGGACCGACATCGCAATGATACGCATCCTTGAGGTACAGCATCAGAAAGTAAGCTTCGTCGGGCGGCAAGGACACCAGGCGGCTGGCGTTCCCGTCGAGCCGCCATTGCAGGCGCGTCACGGAAAATCCGGCGTCCCGAACCGGCCGAGCCGGGAGACATGGAGCATACGGCAGGCCGAAATGAGCGCCGACGCCCTCTTCCGTTCCCGTCCTGTGATTCATCCGCACCTCCCAATGCTGCTAAAGGAAGCATGCCTGCAGGCGCCTTCAAATTCTTGTAACATTTGCTCGCCTTTTGCCGGAAAGGACACCTTTGAGCCGAAAACAGGACTGGAGTTCGCGGCGGCCTCACAGCGGGCGCGTATGGGTGACGTACTTTTCGAAGAAGTCCGAGAACCTTGCAACGCGCATCGGCAGCTTCTCGTAAGGCGGATAGTATAATGTCAGCCACAGTTCGGGAGGCTCCCACTCAGCAAGGACCTGCTTCAGAGTGCCGCGCGACAGCGCATCATCGACGATGAAATGCGGCAGCAGAGCCACGCCCTGCCCATCTTCCGCCAACCTGGCGATTAGCTCGCCGTTGTTCGCGGCCAGTACTTTGCCGGCCAACGCCTTTCGGGTCCGCCCGCCGTTCGTCAGCTCCCAGCTCTCGGCGATCGCCTCCTCGTCGTAGGCGATGCAGGCATGTCGATGCAGGTCATCGGGCATCTCGGGCGTTCCGAAAGCAGCGAGATGGCCTGGGGAGGCGACAAGGATACGCCGCACGCGACATACTTTGCGCCATATTGTTGACTTGTCCCGCGGCGGCTCCGAAACCCTCAGTGCGAGATCGAACCTTTCGGACACGATGTCGATGAACCGGTCTGTCAGGGACAGGGAAACACTCACCCGCGGAAATTCGGCCCGAAAGCCTGAAACGATGTCTGGCAGGATCTGTTGACCGATCGACAGCGGCGCGTTGATGCGGATCAGCCCCGCCACGTCCCCATGCTCTTCGCGCAGATCCTCCCTCACTTGGTCGAACTGTCTGATTAGCGGCTCTACGCGCGCCGCGTAGACGGCTCCCGCGGACGTCAGGGAAACCTGACGTGTGGTGCGCAGCAGGAGCTGAACTCCCAGGCTCTCCTCCAGCGCACTGACGGCGCGGGTCACGGTCGGTGGTGTCATCGACAACTGTCGCGCCGCCGCCGTGAAGCTGCGCTGCTGCGCAACGGCCAGGAATACTCGGATATCGCTCAGATCGCTCATGCCGTTTTATTGCAATACGTGAAATAAATTTGTCAATATTATTCCTGTTCACTTTCGTGACGGCCTGAGCGATTTTCTCTCCAGATCAGCCGATACACGCTAGCGCGGAGGGGAAACCTGCCATGCTCACACAGATCAAAGGCCTTCATCACGTCACGTCGATGGCCGCCAGCGCCCAAGAGAACAGCGACTTCTTCACCAAAACGCTCGGCTTGCGCCGCGTGAAGAAGACAGTCAATTTCGACGATCCGGAGGTCTTTCACCTCTACTATGGTGACGAGATCGGTACGCCAGGCTCGGTGATGACGTATTTCCCGTTTCCCCACATTGCGAGGGGACGTCGTGGCGCTGGCGAAGTGGCCGAGACCTCCTTTGCCATCCCTGAGGGCACGCTCGGCTACTGGAAGGAACGACTCGCCTCGCGCGGTGTCGCCGGATTTTCTGAGCACCAACTCTGGGGGGAGAAGCGCCTTCAGTTCAAGGGCCCGGACGGCGATGCCTTCTCTCTGGTCGAAGTGAAAAACGATCCGCGCCGCGGCTGGACCGGCACTGAGGTCGACGCGGACAAAGCCGTCAAGGGCTTCCACGGCGCAACTTTGCGTCTTACCGATCCTGGCGCAACGCGGGAACTTCTGAGCTTCATGGGTTACCAGGAGGTCGACCGCAAAGGCGAGTGGTCACGCTTCACGATCAGCGGCGGCAACGGCGCCGACGTCGTCGACCTGGAAATCGTTCCCGGTGCCGATCTTGCGCGGCTCGGCGCCGGCTCCGTGCATCACATCGCCTTCGCGGTGGAGGATCGCGCGGCCCAGCTTGAGGTCCGCAAGGCTCTGATCGATACCGGCTATCAGGTCACGCCAGTTATCGATCGCGACTACTTTTGGGCGATTTACTTCCGCACGCCCGGCGGTGTGCTGTTCGAGATCGCCACCAACGAGCCGGGATTTGATCGCGATGAAGACACCGAGCACCTCGGTGAGGTCCTGAAGCTTCCCACGCGCTACGAGCCCTATCGCGATCAGATCTCACGCCGCCTCGAGCCGATCAGAGACTGACTCGCTTCGGGACCACACGGCAATTCGGGTCCGGCCCGACGGAGAAGACTACCATGACGACCTCATCCTATCGGGCGCTCATGAGAGCGCCGCGACGCAACGCGCCCATTATCTTCGCGTTTCATGGCACGGGTGGAGACGAATATCAGTTCGCCGACCTGGCCAGGCAAATCTTGCCGGATGCCGGGCTGATTTCGCCGCGTGGGGACGTCTCGGAGTTTGGCGCGCTGCGCTTCTTTCGCCGGACGAGCGAAGGCTCCTATGACATGCAGGATCTGGCGAGGCGAACAGATAAGATGGTCGAGTTCATTGCTTCCCACAAAGCGGAAAATCCCGGACGAGCAATATATGGATTCGGCTATTCAAACGGGGCAAACATCCTGGCGTCAGTTCTGTTCACGCAGCCCCAGCTTTTCGATCGAGCTGCGCTGCTCCATCCGCTCATTCCTTGGATCCCCGCGGATAACAAGCAGTTGAAAGATCGGCGAATTCTGATCACCGCCGGCCAACGCGATCCGATCTCCCCGCTGCCCCTTACAGAGCGGCTCGTCGACTACTTTGCAGCGCAGAGAGCCCGGGTAGAAGCATGCTACCATTCCGGTGGACATGAGATCCGACCCGAGGAATTGCAAGCATTGCAATCGTTCCTGACCTGAAGAAATCGGCGGCGACCGGCCGCCTTGGCAACGGTCGGATTCTTCCTGAGGCGCCGCCGACATCTATTTATTCACGCCAGCCGAACGCAGATCTAAGGCCGGCCGCGACTGAAGACGAACTCTCGACCCACAGCGGCCGGTCGACGATCACACGAGCAATGTCCCGTAACGGATCTAGCGGTCATCCGCTTACCGATCCGGCGGTGTGGATGCGGACGCGATTGGCAGCAGCGGCAAGGCGGTCGGCTGCAAGGTCTCCGCCCATCACTGCTTCGACAACACCGTCGCACAACTCTTCAAGATGGTGACCTCCGGCAACCAGCAACAGGTCCGTGCCAGCGTTCAACGAAGCAATTGCAGTGTCCAGCAGGTTCCGCTGACGCATCGTGGCCGGCGCATCGAGGTCGTCGCTGACGATCAGACCGTCAAATCCAAAATCACGACGGAGCATACTGATGATCGGTTCGGATGTGCATGCCGCATTTTCCGGATCGATCGCGGTCACCGGTGCGGGGCCAACCATTATCGCCTTTGTGCCGGCTCTGACAGCCGCATGAAAAGGCCCGGCGTTTTCAAGAATTTCTTCGCGGGAGGTATGAAGCGATACATCGGTGAGTGCCGGGTCGGCGTCTAGGTGATTGAACCCGGGAAAATGCTTCGTCGTTGCGATGACCCCGGCACGCTGCACTCCGCTGATATACGCGGAAACCAGGCGGCCGACCTCTTCCTTGTCGATACCGAGCGTGCGGCCCGCAAGCCATGGATTTTGCCCATCAACGATATCGGCAATCGGAGCAAGGTACATCGTCACGCCCAGTGCTCGGGCCGCCTTTGCGTTCTCGAAACATCTGCCCTCCACTTCGACAAGCGAGAGCGATCTCGCTTCAATGAGATCAGGCAGCGGAGGCGCAAGTCCCTCGAGCCGCCGAATACCTGACATCTCCTCATCGACCGCAACGATGAGGCGGGGGCAGACAACTTTCAACCTGGATATCGTGTCGAGAAACAGCGACGCGCTTTCCTTCAGCAGGCGTTCCTTGGACATCCTCCTGGCGACATACTCGCTTCGCGATTCGCCAATCAGGATTGAGCAGCCGCCGTTGCGTAAGAAGGGTTCCATGACGTCGTGAAAGTCCAGCGAGTCGAAAGCCGGAAGAAAAACCGCCCGTGCATCACGCTCAATCGTCATTTCCTGCTCCTGCGAAAGCTGATTCTAAAGTCACGGCACCTACTCAAGCCCCGCGCCCACGGCCGTCATCGATGCCGTCGGACCCGGCGCATTACTCCCTAAACCGACTCCTTTAGATGTTCCGCAGCCTTCTCGCCGATCATGATGCACACCGCGTTGGGATTTCCGGAGATGAGCGTGGGCATGATCGAAGCATCCGCCACCCGGAGACCCAAGACGCCGCGTACGCGAAGCTGCGGGTCGACCACAGCCATGTCATCCTGGCCTGCCCGGCAGGTTCCGGCCGGGTGCAACGCGGCGTGAGCCTCGCGTTGGCAGAAGTCTCGGATCTCCTGACGCGAAGAAGCGGAAGCCGGAACATGTCGACCCGCGAGATACCGACGGATCGCCGGCTGATCCATGATGTCCATGGCGAACAGGGTGCCGTCCGTCAAAGCATCCAGGTCTTCCGGCTCGGCAAAGTAGTTTGGGGCGATACGAGGCGGCTCGCCCGGACTGGCGCTGTTGAGGCTTACTTGGCCTCGCGATCGGGGGCGTATCTGTCCGAGATTGATCGTGCAGCCGTTGCCTCCAGGCACGGCATCGACGCCTTCCTCGATTCCGGCGCCCACGACCATGAAGTACTGGATATCCGGAACCGGCTCGTCCTTGTTGCCCCACCAGAATGCGCCGCCTTCGATCAGATTTGACGATGCCGGCCCTCCCCTGAACAGGAGATAGTTCAGGCCTGCGAGCGCCTTCCAATGCAGCTTCTTATATTTGTCGTAGCTGTGCGGTCCGGTCAGTTGATAGATCAGGGATATCTCGATGTGATCCTGGAGGTTCTGGCCGACGCCGGGGAGATCGGCGTGCACTTTGATGCCGTGCTTCTCGAGATGCTCAGCCGGTCCGATGCCCGACAACATCAGGAGCTTCGGCGAGTTTATGGCCCCGGCCGACAGGATGACCTCCCGGTCGGCGCGCAAGATCTGGGTTCGCCCGCCTTTCACGTATTCGACTCCGACTGCCCTTCCCTTTTCGATGACCACTCGCGTGACGCGGGCGCCGGTCTCGACCCGCAGGTTACGCCTCTTGCGCGCCGGTCCGATGTAGGCGACAGCAGCGCTGCTCCGCCTGCCGTTCCTCGCGGTGATCTGATAGAGGCCGCAGCCCGCTTGGTTGCCCGAATTGAAGTCCGGATTGTAGGGAAGACCCGCCTGTTGGCAGGCCAGCAGCCATGCTCGCGTCAAGGGATGAATATACTCGATATCCGAAACGCCGAGCGGACCGCCAACCGCGTGGCTCTCATTGCAGAACCGGTTGTTATCCTCCGCCTTCAGGAAATAGGGTAGAACGTCACTGTAGCTCCAACCCGTCGCGCCGAGTTCGACCCATCGTTCGTAGTCGGAGGGAACGCCCCTGATGTAGATCATGGCGTTGACGGAGCTCCCTCCCCCGAGAACGCTTGCCTGCACCATTGTCGGATCCTCGGATCGGCCCTGTTCCGGCCTCGGGATCCACGGCATGCGCTTCAGCAAAGAGCCTTGTGCGGTTTTGTAGTAGGCGCCAGGTATGTGAATGTACGGATTTATGTCCCTCGGTCCCTCTTCCAGAAGCACGACCGACCTGTCGGGATCTTCGGACAGGCGAGAAGCAACCACGCACCCGGTGGAACCGCCGCCAATGACGATGTAATCAACCATTCAGTTCCCCCGACCGTCGAACCTTGCCTTGATCGCGTGCCCCGCCTTGATCGCGAGTGCCGCGATGGTCAGCGCCGGATTGACCGCAGCAGACGTCGGCAGCACCGAAGCATCGGTGACGTAGAGATTATCGAGATCATGGGCGCGGCAGTCGAGCGACACGACCGAGCTCTTGGGATCTTCGCCCAGCCTTGCGGTGCCGCACTGGTGTGAGGTCGTCTTGCGGCCGAAAGTGCGCGTCAGCACAAGGGGAAAGCCGGCCCTGCGCATCACGTCGCGGGTTCTTTTGATCAGGGCTTCATGGGCACGCATGTTGGAGCGCACCCAATGCATCACGATCTTGCCGTCGCGCACCATGACGCGGCTCTCGGGATTCGGCAGATCCTCGCTTGTCAGGAACCACCCATAGGCATAGCGCGCCATGAGCCCTGCCATCCATGCAGGCACCGTCGGCGTTTGGGCCTTCAGGATATTGCCGGTGATGTGGCCGAGTAGTTGAACATTGCCCAACGGAAAGCCTGTATCCGGGTCTTTGTTGTAGAAATCGTTGAAGGCCAAGGTCTTCTGATAGACGGCGGTGTTGCGAGCCCTTGGGTCGATCGTCAGCATCGCGGTCGTGTTGTGGTTCATGAAGTTGCGGCCAAGCTGATCGGAGCTGTTGGCGAGACCCCGAGGATGCGCGTCATTGGCGGACCTCAGCAGCAGCGCGGCGGACTGAACCGCACCGGCAGCAACCGCGAAAATCACGGCGCCGATCCGCTGCTCTTCACCATCTTTGATAAACACGGCGGCCGTCACTTTCGTGCCGGAGGGGTCCGTTTCCAGTCGCACCACATTGGCGCCCGTGATAACGCTGACGTTCGGGTGCGCCAAGGCACTGGCCAGCGGGCCGACCTCCGCATCGATCTTGCCACGTCCGGTATTCGGGAAAGCATCCCAACCCGTTTTCGCCCGTCGGAGCCATTCCTCGATATCGATCGCCAACGGCAGGCTTGCAGGGTGGACGCCGGCCTTGCGCAATCTTTCGCGTACTGCGGCAATGGCCGGCTCATCGGGGACAGCCGGAAAGCGGTAGGAATGCGATCGGGGCGGCTCCGTCGGATCCTCACCGGCCGCACCGCGGACGCTGTAGATTTCCTCCGCCTTCTCGTACCAGGGCTCCATGTCGGCGTAGCTCAGCGGCCAGCCAGGCGACCTGCCATCCATGTGCGGCCGCGGCTCGAAGTCCTCGGCCCTATAGCGATACATCACCGCCCCGAAGAACTTCGAATTGCCTCCGACATAGTAGTAATTTCCAGGCAGGAAGGACTCGCCATCGGTACCGACCCATTCTTCAGCCGACCTGTAGAAGCCCTTCTGGAAGATCGCCACGTCATCCCGAGCCTCGGGCGTGTCCTTGAGATACTCCCCGCGCTCAAGGATGACGATGCGCTTTCCGCAGCCAGCAAGACTGTAGGCGAGAGAGCTGCCGCCGATGCCCGACCCGATGATGACGATGTCTGCTACCTGCTGCATGGAATATCCTGTCAATTCATCAGCTCTTCGCTGTCCGGATCGAAGAGAACGACTTTCGAAGTATCGACGGAGAGCGTCGCCGGGGTGCGTGCACTCACCTGCCGGGGCGGCAATCGGGCCGTGACCTCCACGCCGCCAAGCTGGAACACGGCGAGCGTATCGGGGCCGGTGGGCTCCACCACATCAACGTCTACAGAGACTGCACCCTGGGTCTGGCCATTTCCGACGCTGAACATTTCGGGCCGGATGCCGACGAGGACTTTTCGGTTGGCGTATTTGGACGCGGCCTGGCTGGACAGAGTGATTCCTGGAATGCGCGCAGCCTGCCTGTTCGCGACGTCGATGACCGCAGTTAGGGCCCCGCCCTCGATTTCGACTTTGCCTGGAATGATATTCATGGAAGGCGAACCGACGAACCTGGCGACGTAGACGTTCGCCGGCCGGTCGTACACCGTCTGGGGTTCGTCGAGCTGCTGGACCACGCCGCCCTTCATGACGGCGACGCGGGTCGCCAGCGTCATCGCTTCGATCTGGTCGTGCGTGACATAGACGATCGTCGTGCCGAGCCGCGCGTGCAAGCGCTTAATCTCCGTGCGCATGTCGACGCGCAGCTTCGCGTCGAGGTTCGACAGCGGCTCATCGAACAGGAACAGCTTGGGTTGGCGCACGATGGCGCGTCCCATCGCAACGCGCTGGCGCTGACCGCCCGACAGTTGCGAGGGTTTGCGATCCAGCAGATGCGTGATCTGCAACAGATCCGCCGCAGCTCGAACGGCCTTCTCGCGGTGAGCCGGCGGTATGCCGCGGATCTTCATGCCGAATTCGATGTTCTGCCGAACAGTCATCGTCGGATAAAGCGCGTAGGACTGGAAGACCATCGCAATGTCGCGATCTTTCGGCGACAGCTCGTTCACCACCTTGCCGGCAATCCGGACCTCTCCGCCTGAGATGTTTTCAAGTCCGGCAATCATGTTCAGAAGGGTGGACTTGCCACATCCGGACGGACCAAGAAGGACAAGAAAGTCTCCCGTCCCGATTGAGATGCTCACCTCCTTGAGGACTTCGAGATTACCGTAGGTTTTGCGGACGCGATCGATTTCAAGAGTGGACATGGGATCAGCCTTTCACGGCGCCGGCCGTCAGTCCGCGGACGAAGTAGCGTCCTGCGATGATGTAGACCAAGAGAGTGGGGATGGCGGCGA
Proteins encoded in this region:
- a CDS encoding helix-turn-helix domain-containing protein, with amino-acid sequence MDLHEGLNGTRHRLGPIVKSVASGDIIVTRTYSDRFDMDAAVIPRSEAFGVTVQLRDFNSQRLWRGAELVHDGGGAKASLTITDLRDEWQCHSLSPFDNVRFQIPFARLRAFAEEVGRSEYVALSCFSGRIDPVMHGLAQALLPSLDNPEQANPLFLEQINLAMLAHLSQTYGGLHFPVDKKGTLAPWQERLATEFLAAHFNKPFSIGDLASRCELSRSYFNKAFKESFARTPSKWLTEYRVARVKELLLQDLSIAEVAINCGFADQSHMTRVFTSLTGDTPARFRRKNRPLGVALDPL
- a CDS encoding helix-turn-helix domain-containing protein; translation: MNHRTGTEEGVGAHFGLPYAPCLPARPVRDAGFSVTRLQWRLDGNASRLVSLPPDEAYFLMLYLKDAYHCDVGPDGTESETRRFRQGSICLVDLANGACIRLSSDLDSLAFQIPRELFREVSEFSTAPKATRLRCRRGEHDDVMCNLGAALLPLFERQGNSQAPVLQHIAIAICAHLLHAYGDPDQPGSSSTRLSVWQEKAAKDFMIDHFADQFSMAAAASAAGVSTRRFIAGFKGVTGQTPQQWLLGYRTARAKQYLGEHSLTVPEIATRCGFTDENHFITGFRRVTGSTPGAWRARWLQ
- a CDS encoding LysR family transcriptional regulator; translation: MSDLSDIRVFLAVAQQRSFTAAARQLSMTPPTVTRAVSALEESLGVQLLLRTTRQVSLTSAGAVYAARVEPLIRQFDQVREDLREEHGDVAGLIRINAPLSIGQQILPDIVSGFRAEFPRVSVSLSLTDRFIDIVSERFDLALRVSEPPRDKSTIWRKVCRVRRILVASPGHLAAFGTPEMPDDLHRHACIAYDEEAIAESWELTNGGRTRKALAGKVLAANNGELIARLAEDGQGVALLPHFIVDDALSRGTLKQVLAEWEPPELWLTLYYPPYEKLPMRVARFSDFFEKYVTHTRPL
- a CDS encoding VOC family protein, which gives rise to MLTQIKGLHHVTSMAASAQENSDFFTKTLGLRRVKKTVNFDDPEVFHLYYGDEIGTPGSVMTYFPFPHIARGRRGAGEVAETSFAIPEGTLGYWKERLASRGVAGFSEHQLWGEKRLQFKGPDGDAFSLVEVKNDPRRGWTGTEVDADKAVKGFHGATLRLTDPGATRELLSFMGYQEVDRKGEWSRFTISGGNGADVVDLEIVPGADLARLGAGSVHHIAFAVEDRAAQLEVRKALIDTGYQVTPVIDRDYFWAIYFRTPGGVLFEIATNEPGFDRDEDTEHLGEVLKLPTRYEPYRDQISRRLEPIRD
- a CDS encoding alpha/beta hydrolase, encoding MTTSSYRALMRAPRRNAPIIFAFHGTGGDEYQFADLARQILPDAGLISPRGDVSEFGALRFFRRTSEGSYDMQDLARRTDKMVEFIASHKAENPGRAIYGFGYSNGANILASVLFTQPQLFDRAALLHPLIPWIPADNKQLKDRRILITAGQRDPISPLPLTERLVDYFAAQRARVEACYHSGGHEIRPEELQALQSFLT
- a CDS encoding glycoside hydrolase family 3 N-terminal domain-containing protein; the protein is MTIERDARAVFLPAFDSLDFHDVMEPFLRNGGCSILIGESRSEYVARRMSKERLLKESASLFLDTISRLKVVCPRLIVAVDEEMSGIRRLEGLAPPLPDLIEARSLSLVEVEGRCFENAKAARALGVTMYLAPIADIVDGQNPWLAGRTLGIDKEEVGRLVSAYISGVQRAGVIATTKHFPGFNHLDADPALTDVSLHTSREEILENAGPFHAAVRAGTKAIMVGPAPVTAIDPENAACTSEPIISMLRRDFGFDGLIVSDDLDAPATMRQRNLLDTAIASLNAGTDLLLVAGGHHLEELCDGVVEAVMGGDLAADRLAAAANRVRIHTAGSVSG
- a CDS encoding GMC family oxidoreductase gives rise to the protein MVDYIVIGGGSTGCVVASRLSEDPDRSVVLLEEGPRDINPYIHIPGAYYKTAQGSLLKRMPWIPRPEQGRSEDPTMVQASVLGGGSSVNAMIYIRGVPSDYERWVELGATGWSYSDVLPYFLKAEDNNRFCNESHAVGGPLGVSDIEYIHPLTRAWLLACQQAGLPYNPDFNSGNQAGCGLYQITARNGRRSSAAVAYIGPARKRRNLRVETGARVTRVVIEKGRAVGVEYVKGGRTQILRADREVILSAGAINSPKLLMLSGIGPAEHLEKHGIKVHADLPGVGQNLQDHIEISLIYQLTGPHSYDKYKKLHWKALAGLNYLLFRGGPASSNLIEGGAFWWGNKDEPVPDIQYFMVVGAGIEEGVDAVPGGNGCTINLGQIRPRSRGQVSLNSASPGEPPRIAPNYFAEPEDLDALTDGTLFAMDIMDQPAIRRYLAGRHVPASASSRQEIRDFCQREAHAALHPAGTCRAGQDDMAVVDPQLRVRGVLGLRVADASIMPTLISGNPNAVCIMIGEKAAEHLKESV
- a CDS encoding FAD-dependent oxidoreductase — protein: MQQVADIVIIGSGIGGSSLAYSLAGCGKRIVILERGEYLKDTPEARDDVAIFQKGFYRSAEEWVGTDGESFLPGNYYYVGGNSKFFGAVMYRYRAEDFEPRPHMDGRSPGWPLSYADMEPWYEKAEEIYSVRGAAGEDPTEPPRSHSYRFPAVPDEPAIAAVRERLRKAGVHPASLPLAIDIEEWLRRAKTGWDAFPNTGRGKIDAEVGPLASALAHPNVSVITGANVVRLETDPSGTKVTAAVFIKDGEEQRIGAVIFAVAAGAVQSAALLLRSANDAHPRGLANSSDQLGRNFMNHNTTAMLTIDPRARNTAVYQKTLAFNDFYNKDPDTGFPLGNVQLLGHITGNILKAQTPTVPAWMAGLMARYAYGWFLTSEDLPNPESRVMVRDGKIVMHWVRSNMRAHEALIKRTRDVMRRAGFPLVLTRTFGRKTTSHQCGTARLGEDPKSSVVSLDCRAHDLDNLYVTDASVLPTSAAVNPALTIAALAIKAGHAIKARFDGRGN
- a CDS encoding ABC transporter ATP-binding protein, encoding MSTLEIDRVRKTYGNLEVLKEVSISIGTGDFLVLLGPSGCGKSTLLNMIAGLENISGGEVRIAGKVVNELSPKDRDIAMVFQSYALYPTMTVRQNIEFGMKIRGIPPAHREKAVRAAADLLQITHLLDRKPSQLSGGQRQRVAMGRAIVRQPKLFLFDEPLSNLDAKLRVDMRTEIKRLHARLGTTIVYVTHDQIEAMTLATRVAVMKGGVVQQLDEPQTVYDRPANVYVARFVGSPSMNIIPGKVEIEGGALTAVIDVANRQAARIPGITLSSQAASKYANRKVLVGIRPEMFSVGNGQTQGAVSVDVDVVEPTGPDTLAVFQLGGVEVTARLPPRQVSARTPATLSVDTSKVVLFDPDSEELMN